One segment of Metallosphaera cuprina Ar-4 DNA contains the following:
- a CDS encoding peptide-N4-asparagine amidase: MKSWLLIVILILGLFPMMWSGLLSNGLTQANRDTTFTLFNVTAMNGLDPKYYSFEALSYIPPNVTPITIIVAKNLEFNNTAWKPYYLKVKIPDQSYSFILMNVSVKEENGTQYDRPLYVFVNGIPVFWGSTQEILNSSASVDLTEFENLLKGNVTFEPVLVNFYDAKVNITGVYLVNITLSLYPGNEPSGLPNVFIPLFVNGSFDYNYSYVILNPQVDSFTSHVNLPNGTYRVLAQIFEEGGGLDEFWYANEPATRDILLYYNGLLASVIPPYETVYTGGIDLFWWKPMPSINTLVFHTPYQADLTPFLALGDRANLTVSVSNLNTALQINHSPSFDWDLSGFLMLWVNKSDPLLSGNLTMAYSRFLDSSPIFEAGFSGVHYQEGGSYLLKYSSTLQYQNGEVTSTVVQEGNFYSSQSFNNIYEFAYLDEKFNELAIESGLYSSYLDLSGNFPVTLQISSFSSPITPTDVIPYNLSYSQNGSINLGVRYTYVSSFNGHILNQSLNETLTSVGGFSGIIEVINSYGGAVLVKLTSNNALTQKQLNFSYQTSGQQGFEERFLATSGQNSSVNLTGYYLKIERIFTVLSPLTSSAPTGTHQLVYRQGTQVEFPHHLRYLPQRPHSSPSWIDNSFYFFLQFECTLSLTR, from the coding sequence ATGAAGTCTTGGCTCCTGATAGTTATCCTAATTTTAGGACTTTTCCCTATGATGTGGTCAGGACTGCTATCTAACGGACTAACTCAGGCCAATCGAGATACTACCTTCACGCTATTTAACGTGACCGCAATGAACGGTTTGGATCCCAAATACTACTCCTTCGAGGCTCTCTCCTACATACCACCAAACGTAACGCCAATAACTATCATTGTAGCCAAAAACTTGGAGTTTAATAACACTGCTTGGAAGCCATATTACCTTAAAGTTAAGATACCAGATCAGTCCTACTCTTTCATCCTAATGAACGTATCTGTAAAGGAGGAGAACGGGACGCAATATGACAGACCCCTTTACGTGTTTGTAAATGGGATACCGGTTTTCTGGGGTTCAACTCAGGAGATTCTTAACTCCTCGGCCTCTGTAGATTTAACCGAGTTTGAGAACCTGTTAAAGGGAAACGTTACGTTTGAGCCTGTGTTAGTGAACTTCTATGACGCTAAAGTTAACATAACTGGAGTGTATCTGGTTAACATAACGCTCTCTCTCTATCCCGGAAATGAGCCTTCTGGCCTTCCCAACGTCTTCATTCCACTGTTTGTAAACGGGTCTTTTGACTACAATTACTCTTACGTAATCCTTAACCCTCAGGTAGACAGTTTCACCTCTCATGTGAACTTACCTAATGGTACTTACAGGGTTCTGGCCCAGATTTTCGAGGAGGGGGGAGGCTTGGACGAGTTCTGGTACGCAAACGAACCAGCAACTAGAGATATACTCTTGTATTACAACGGTCTCCTGGCATCAGTCATCCCACCCTACGAGACCGTATATACGGGTGGGATAGATCTGTTCTGGTGGAAGCCCATGCCTAGCATAAACACTTTGGTCTTTCACACACCTTATCAGGCAGACTTGACTCCTTTCCTAGCCCTGGGAGATAGAGCCAACTTAACCGTTTCCGTCAGTAACCTTAATACGGCCTTACAGATAAATCACAGTCCCTCTTTCGACTGGGACTTATCTGGATTTCTAATGCTTTGGGTTAACAAATCCGACCCGTTGCTTAGCGGGAACCTTACGATGGCGTACTCTAGGTTCTTAGACTCATCTCCGATATTTGAAGCAGGGTTTTCGGGCGTTCATTATCAAGAGGGAGGAAGTTACCTGCTTAAGTACTCTTCAACGCTTCAATATCAAAACGGAGAGGTGACAAGTACGGTGGTTCAAGAGGGGAACTTCTACTCATCTCAGTCTTTCAATAACATATATGAGTTCGCATATCTAGATGAAAAATTCAATGAGTTAGCTATAGAAAGCGGATTGTACTCCTCGTACTTAGACTTAAGTGGAAACTTCCCCGTCACTTTACAAATCTCCTCCTTCTCCTCTCCTATAACTCCCACTGACGTCATACCCTACAATTTGTCCTATTCGCAGAACGGATCGATTAACCTTGGGGTTCGCTACACTTACGTTTCTTCATTTAACGGACATATCTTAAATCAAAGCTTGAATGAAACGCTCACCTCCGTGGGAGGTTTCTCAGGTATCATCGAGGTCATAAATAGTTACGGAGGTGCTGTGTTAGTCAAGTTAACCTCTAACAATGCGCTGACGCAAAAACAACTTAATTTCTCCTATCAGACCTCCGGTCAGCAAGGCTTTGAAGAGCGATTCCTAGCCACGTCAGGGCAGAACAGCTCTGTTAATTTGACTGGATACTACCTGAAAATCGAAAGGATATTTACGGTCCTATCTCCTCTGACGTCATCTGCTCCTACTGGAACTCATCAGTTGGTATATCGTCAAGGTACTCAGGTGGAATTTCCTCACCACCTTCGTTATCTTCCTCAGAGACCTCACTCTTCCCCCTCTTGGATTGATAACTCTTTCTACTTTTTTCTTCAATTTGAATGTACTCTTTCGCTGACTCGTTAA
- a CDS encoding endonuclease V: protein MEQDYLVKFLYLVQNLISKEVKFEKVEKVNEMCGVDVAYQGEIGVAAAVCNGRERRENVVIGKVSFPYVPGLLFMREAPIMIKALENLDYDLLLVDGHGIAHPRRSGIATVIGVLLNKPTIGVAKSRLIGEEVVEGGITYIVDKGEKLGVKVGKYYYSPGNLVTLQDVLNLSEGGYPSVLREADKLSKKYKKGVNQ from the coding sequence ATTGAGCAAGACTACCTAGTTAAATTCCTCTACCTTGTTCAAAACTTAATCTCAAAGGAAGTAAAGTTCGAAAAGGTAGAGAAGGTAAACGAGATGTGCGGGGTAGATGTGGCCTATCAAGGTGAGATTGGAGTTGCAGCAGCCGTTTGCAACGGTAGAGAGAGGAGGGAGAACGTGGTGATTGGAAAGGTTTCCTTCCCTTACGTTCCAGGTCTACTCTTCATGAGGGAGGCACCTATCATGATTAAGGCCTTGGAGAACTTAGATTATGACCTGCTTTTAGTGGACGGTCACGGAATAGCTCATCCTAGGAGGAGTGGAATTGCGACGGTGATAGGTGTTCTCTTAAACAAACCTACTATAGGAGTTGCTAAGTCTAGATTGATTGGGGAGGAGGTGGTTGAGGGAGGTATTACCTACATAGTTGATAAAGGAGAGAAACTAGGAGTTAAGGTAGGGAAATATTACTACAGCCCTGGGAATCTCGTGACGCTTCAGGACGTTTTGAACTTAAGTGAGGGAGGGTATCCGTCTGTTTTAAGGGAAGCAGACAAGTTGTCAAAGAAGTATAAGAAAGGAGTTAATCAGTAA
- a CDS encoding protein-tyrosine phosphatase family protein has product MYWVRRNRLGGSHLPSHLEEIRDWKRKGVEKVLILAEDWEIEETWGDSNYYFQQLKNEGLNFLHVPIPDGQPPSMGDLDKIMNWLKDGTNVVHCVAGKGRTGTVLAAYLIMNEGLSPDQAVDEVRRYQSGAIATMQQLIFLYELRKIED; this is encoded by the coding sequence ATGTATTGGGTGAGGAGGAACAGGTTAGGCGGATCTCACTTACCCTCTCATCTGGAGGAGATACGTGACTGGAAAAGGAAAGGTGTAGAGAAGGTCTTGATTTTAGCTGAGGATTGGGAGATAGAGGAAACTTGGGGGGATTCGAACTATTACTTTCAACAACTTAAAAATGAGGGACTGAATTTCCTCCATGTACCCATTCCGGACGGACAACCTCCATCGATGGGCGATCTAGACAAGATCATGAACTGGTTAAAGGATGGGACGAACGTCGTTCACTGCGTAGCTGGTAAGGGAAGGACGGGCACAGTCTTGGCCGCCTATCTAATTATGAACGAAGGGCTAAGTCCAGATCAGGCTGTAGATGAGGTAAGAAGGTACCAATCCGGGGCTATAGCTACCATGCAACAACTAATTTTCCTATATGAGCTGAGGAAAATTGAAGATTGA
- a CDS encoding GMP synthase subunit A, with protein MKVGLIYFGGQYNHLILKNVKYLGVDIEVVDPSLPVEKLNAYDCLIFSGGPQSVKEEINSIGNSVNYVRELSSPKLGICLGHQLIAYALGGVVDKASNPEFGLVKVTIHDHDTILKDMPSVFNAWESHNDEVKAPPLGFRVLASSETTKIQSMVNKDNTIFTVQFHPEVKHTQQGLLVFKNFLEVCKR; from the coding sequence ATGAAAGTAGGACTTATATACTTCGGAGGGCAGTACAATCACCTCATACTTAAGAACGTGAAATACTTAGGAGTAGATATAGAGGTTGTGGATCCCTCCCTTCCCGTAGAGAAGCTAAACGCCTACGATTGCCTTATTTTTAGTGGAGGTCCACAGTCGGTTAAGGAGGAAATAAACTCCATAGGTAACTCAGTTAATTACGTTAGAGAACTAAGCTCTCCGAAGCTAGGAATTTGCTTAGGTCATCAACTTATAGCCTACGCTCTGGGAGGGGTGGTTGACAAGGCTAGCAATCCTGAGTTTGGGCTAGTTAAAGTAACGATCCACGATCACGATACTATTTTAAAAGATATGCCTTCCGTCTTTAACGCTTGGGAAAGTCACAACGATGAGGTGAAGGCTCCGCCCTTGGGATTCAGAGTTTTAGCCAGTAGTGAGACCACTAAGATTCAGTCAATGGTAAACAAAGACAACACGATTTTCACTGTACAGTTTCACCCAGAAGTTAAACACACTCAACAAGGATTGCTAGTATTTAAAAACTTCTTAGAGGTATGTAAGAGGTGA
- a CDS encoding phytoene desaturase family protein → MKALVIGAGHNGLIASYYLRKLGLEVQVLEARDKVGGMTESLTVNHAVISRASYVLGLMPEELINEFHIPVIYTEKIQTIQYDDKLIPFYRDREKRLKTLSSFFPKYEEFEDKVQKMKKIMKKFSFVSSPPSKESIMNEARSLGVPEILELNSIKFLSEYFPQEVHRYFIYPSMEEAPSYMVAYFFNEWSFVEGGMGSVASKIAERAQSLGVRIKTSTKVDEILVRDDKVKGVRIGNSVVEADIVVSAISPISTLSMVDQFKSIRLDSGGGGWVKYNVVFKETPKVDEQIRPYLDGILDLEVGEIVMPSIVDKTRGKSVLEFMGNREEVLSLFNGKIEYEEKLNADFATKYYFLPGGNLNHLPMRCPYLFDGRPVKGWGYRTPIKGLYLTGAGTYPGGQVTGLPGYNVALAVKEDLRQGL, encoded by the coding sequence ATGAAGGCTCTGGTTATTGGAGCTGGACATAACGGATTGATCGCGTCCTATTACCTTAGGAAATTGGGTTTAGAAGTTCAGGTTTTAGAGGCTAGAGACAAGGTAGGAGGTATGACGGAAAGCTTGACAGTGAATCACGCTGTAATTAGCAGGGCTTCCTATGTGCTCGGTCTAATGCCCGAAGAGCTCATAAACGAATTCCACATCCCAGTAATCTATACGGAGAAAATCCAAACTATTCAGTACGATGATAAGTTGATACCCTTTTATAGGGATCGGGAGAAGAGACTAAAGACTCTGAGTTCATTCTTTCCAAAATACGAGGAATTCGAAGATAAGGTCCAGAAGATGAAGAAAATAATGAAGAAGTTCAGTTTCGTTTCGTCCCCACCATCAAAGGAGAGCATAATGAACGAGGCAAGATCCCTAGGGGTTCCAGAGATCTTAGAGTTAAACTCCATCAAGTTCTTATCTGAATACTTTCCTCAAGAGGTTCACAGATATTTCATTTACCCCTCCATGGAGGAAGCACCGTCGTACATGGTGGCTTACTTCTTTAACGAATGGTCTTTCGTTGAGGGAGGTATGGGGAGCGTAGCCTCAAAGATAGCTGAGAGAGCTCAATCTCTAGGAGTGAGGATAAAAACGAGCACCAAAGTGGATGAGATCTTGGTCAGAGACGATAAGGTAAAGGGAGTCAGGATAGGTAATAGCGTTGTTGAGGCAGATATTGTGGTTTCCGCTATCAGTCCCATAAGTACTCTCTCTATGGTAGATCAGTTCAAATCCATAAGGCTAGATTCGGGTGGAGGGGGATGGGTAAAATATAACGTGGTGTTTAAGGAGACGCCCAAGGTTGATGAGCAGATAAGGCCTTACCTAGATGGCATTTTAGATCTGGAGGTGGGAGAGATAGTGATGCCCTCAATAGTGGACAAAACCAGAGGAAAGTCCGTACTGGAGTTTATGGGTAACAGAGAGGAAGTGCTCTCACTGTTTAATGGAAAGATAGAGTATGAGGAGAAGTTAAACGCTGATTTTGCAACAAAATACTACTTCTTACCTGGAGGAAACCTTAACCATCTACCAATGAGATGTCCCTATCTCTTCGACGGTAGACCAGTCAAGGGATGGGGATACAGAACTCCTATAAAAGGGCTTTACCTAACTGGAGCAGGAACTTATCCTGGAGGTCAGGTGACTGGACTCCCTGGCTACAACGTTGCGCTTGCGGTGAAGGAGGACCTTAGACAGGGTTTATAA
- a CDS encoding DUF2299 domain-containing protein — protein MNDSEKVLDDKLRGWLGDLGLKVWTPAGAKEHLHLSSTPQQGGPVIDVIRPTNLTPFYIVGMGIGIHQSHQDSLRKMSTSERKSFINEIKYFLLEMELDVAFFPLNQEIPQVINVSKIVMMNGLKANKFLEAYYAVKNGGAYVLMRFAESFGNQAEKVDTKYG, from the coding sequence ATGAATGATAGTGAAAAGGTTCTAGACGATAAGCTGAGGGGGTGGCTAGGTGACTTAGGATTGAAGGTATGGACCCCTGCGGGAGCTAAAGAACATCTTCATCTCAGTTCGACCCCACAACAGGGCGGTCCTGTCATAGATGTGATCAGGCCAACCAATTTGACACCTTTTTACATTGTTGGAATGGGGATCGGTATTCATCAATCTCATCAGGACTCGCTTAGGAAGATGAGCACCTCAGAACGCAAATCGTTCATAAACGAAATAAAGTATTTCCTTCTGGAGATGGAGTTGGACGTGGCCTTCTTTCCTCTTAACCAAGAGATCCCACAAGTCATAAACGTGAGCAAGATAGTTATGATGAACGGACTTAAGGCGAATAAGTTTTTAGAAGCGTATTACGCTGTAAAAAATGGTGGCGCTTACGTCTTGATGAGGTTCGCTGAAAGCTTCGGGAATCAAGCGGAAAAGGTGGACACCAAGTACGGGTGA
- a CDS encoding DUF2299 domain-containing protein, with protein MDPLEVFKSLGFNVKEVPQAKEYIHVTISPQQGGPQLELVKPQRDSKFFILGMVIGVHEFHQEQLRSMVAEDRREFLAKLRYQLLKMKVDVGTSPPEKEIPQIVFVSRILYDEELTENDVLNAMYKVRNAGMLTIFMFADRFGVPQPTNKYM; from the coding sequence TTGGATCCACTAGAAGTCTTTAAGTCGTTGGGGTTTAACGTTAAGGAGGTTCCTCAGGCAAAGGAGTACATTCACGTGACGATTTCCCCGCAACAGGGCGGTCCTCAGCTAGAGCTGGTGAAACCTCAGCGGGACTCAAAGTTCTTTATTTTAGGAATGGTTATAGGTGTTCATGAGTTCCACCAGGAGCAGCTTAGATCAATGGTAGCCGAAGATAGGAGAGAATTCCTAGCCAAATTGAGATATCAACTCCTCAAGATGAAGGTGGACGTTGGCACCTCTCCCCCAGAGAAGGAGATCCCCCAAATCGTGTTCGTGAGCAGGATTCTTTATGACGAGGAGCTGACAGAAAACGATGTGTTGAACGCTATGTATAAGGTGAGGAACGCAGGTATGCTAACTATCTTTATGTTCGCTGATAGGTTTGGAGTTCCTCAACCTACCAACAAGTACATGTAA
- a CDS encoding carotenoid biosynthesis protein — protein MEKIWIVSYSYLLYLFLATLPSLTNLPGFGNGVPVIALIALYFFHSYLTLGKRAINFFLVSFSIGLIAEIIGVNTGLLFGRYYYTPYLGFEVFNVPILIPFLWSTLGYFSYVPTRNYLISPLFMVIIDLAIDPLFSKFDWHWIHPGPYFGVPIYNFVSWYVVSMLIYLSFHLTCKEKSFQFDPKAAIFVYGLVLNLALQDYFTGLILALIAPIVLSSLLLLSLHVLVGRLRNSKPISEHKDS, from the coding sequence ATGGAGAAAATATGGATAGTTAGTTACTCTTACTTGCTCTACCTTTTCCTCGCTACCCTTCCCTCTCTTACCAACCTACCAGGCTTCGGTAATGGCGTCCCCGTCATCGCCCTAATAGCCCTCTACTTCTTTCACTCCTATTTAACACTTGGCAAGAGGGCCATTAACTTTTTCCTGGTCAGTTTCTCCATAGGCCTCATAGCCGAGATAATAGGTGTGAACACGGGGCTATTGTTCGGACGATATTATTATACACCATACCTAGGCTTTGAAGTGTTTAACGTACCGATACTGATCCCCTTCTTGTGGTCCACACTGGGTTACTTTTCATACGTTCCAACCAGGAACTATCTGATCTCCCCGTTGTTCATGGTTATAATAGATCTCGCAATAGATCCGCTGTTCTCAAAGTTCGATTGGCACTGGATACATCCAGGACCTTACTTTGGGGTACCAATTTACAACTTCGTTTCTTGGTACGTTGTTTCTATGTTGATCTATCTGTCTTTCCACCTGACGTGTAAAGAGAAGAGCTTTCAATTTGATCCTAAGGCTGCGATTTTCGTTTACGGACTGGTGTTGAACTTAGCTCTCCAAGACTACTTCACTGGTTTGATCCTAGCCTTAATCGCTCCGATCGTATTGTCCTCTCTACTCCTGTTATCGTTACATGTACTTGTTGGTAGGTTGAGGAACTCCAAACCTATCAGCGAACATAAAGATAGTTAG
- a CDS encoding MFS transporter — protein MDSFSWLLLSRATRSVGIMFVTISSSLYLSALGLSPLLIGLVYLGITAYIAGFSLSLGMLGDRVGYKKGLILGDLIPALAIILLISTRNLLVVIPAMIVTGLGGTAGGARGAFSPGLTALIARNYRDEQERISRLGRLTSVAALAGSGGGILLSFHDYLPFGSLNNFRFLFGVASILLFISIFCVLMVEEKGKEKKTTRFMKRSSLGYISRVIASNVLSGVGIGLAIPLLPLWFHLRFGMTSSTIGIIFTLSSIATSLGSYVATRISKEPLRMASVTRALNGAFLIAMAFSPVSALAGALYVARGLNAGLGMPNRTAVNVRGVSGDDFGTASSLQGVATRISQMSSGLGGYLLEESLILPLEIGGVAQLIGGVLYYALLKEKGKVKREAKSELR, from the coding sequence TTGGACTCTTTTTCTTGGCTTCTCCTTTCGAGAGCGACAAGAAGCGTTGGCATCATGTTCGTCACAATCTCAAGCTCACTCTATTTATCAGCTCTAGGCCTCTCCCCTCTATTGATAGGCCTAGTTTACCTGGGAATCACAGCTTACATAGCTGGGTTCTCCCTAAGTTTAGGCATGCTAGGAGATAGAGTAGGTTACAAGAAGGGATTGATTCTAGGGGATTTGATACCAGCGCTAGCTATAATATTATTGATATCCACCCGCAACCTTCTAGTTGTGATACCGGCTATGATAGTCACAGGTTTAGGAGGGACGGCTGGAGGAGCGAGAGGTGCCTTCTCTCCTGGCTTGACCGCGCTGATTGCCAGGAATTATAGAGATGAGCAAGAAAGGATTTCCAGGTTAGGCAGGCTAACTTCTGTGGCCGCTCTGGCCGGATCAGGTGGTGGAATTTTGTTATCGTTTCATGACTATTTGCCGTTCGGCAGTTTAAACAACTTTAGGTTCCTTTTTGGGGTCGCGTCTATTTTACTGTTTATCTCTATATTTTGTGTTTTAATGGTTGAAGAGAAAGGTAAGGAGAAGAAGACCACCAGGTTCATGAAGAGGTCCAGTTTAGGTTACATTTCTAGGGTGATTGCGTCCAATGTCCTTTCAGGTGTAGGAATAGGTTTGGCAATACCTCTACTTCCTTTGTGGTTCCATCTGAGGTTTGGGATGACGTCTTCAACTATCGGCATAATCTTCACACTGTCATCAATTGCAACCTCCCTAGGTTCTTACGTAGCCACTAGGATTAGTAAAGAGCCTTTGAGAATGGCCTCGGTGACTAGAGCACTGAACGGAGCTTTCCTAATAGCCATGGCTTTCTCACCTGTTTCTGCATTAGCTGGTGCCCTTTACGTAGCCAGAGGATTAAACGCTGGATTAGGCATGCCCAACAGGACAGCGGTGAACGTGAGAGGTGTATCGGGTGATGATTTTGGAACCGCGTCAAGTTTACAGGGTGTCGCCACACGTATCTCTCAAATGAGCTCTGGACTTGGAGGATACTTATTGGAGGAGAGCCTCATCCTACCGTTGGAGATAGGGGGTGTGGCACAATTGATAGGTGGAGTCCTCTATTACGCGCTCCTTAAGGAAAAGGGTAAAGTGAAAAGGGAAGCTAAATCAGAATTGAGATGA
- a CDS encoding fumarylacetoacetate hydrolase family protein, with product MRIFSFIKQGKERVGIEKDSKRLDLYEGYRLKYGTDSAPDFLTDMKKLISLGVPALNIVSEIQTSWPKEAELTEVDWLPPVTNPDKVLCPAVNYKAHGQEAGTPPPAKPYFFTKFPSSLIGNEKPIVKPRVTEKLDWEVELGVIIGKSCKYVRPDQAMNCVFGFTVFNDVSVRDWQFPEGWPKVLNPYGQNWVWGKAMDRTTPVGPIIVTKDEIRDPSSLSMWLKVNGEKEQEGNTKDLVFSVQELVSWASMGITLSPGDIISTGTPPGVGFAKNKYLKAGDVVEAHVEGIGTLRNKVEQE from the coding sequence ATGAGGATTTTTAGTTTCATTAAGCAAGGTAAAGAGAGGGTTGGAATAGAGAAGGATTCTAAAAGACTTGACCTGTATGAGGGCTATAGACTAAAGTACGGAACTGATAGCGCACCTGATTTCTTGACCGACATGAAGAAGTTGATTAGCCTAGGAGTACCTGCCCTAAACATCGTGAGCGAGATCCAAACTAGTTGGCCCAAAGAGGCCGAGCTCACTGAAGTGGATTGGCTTCCTCCAGTAACTAACCCGGATAAGGTACTATGTCCTGCTGTGAATTATAAAGCGCATGGACAGGAGGCTGGAACTCCTCCACCTGCTAAGCCCTACTTCTTCACTAAGTTCCCTTCGTCCTTGATTGGTAACGAGAAACCTATCGTGAAACCTAGGGTGACGGAAAAGCTAGATTGGGAAGTGGAGCTGGGAGTTATTATAGGGAAGAGTTGTAAATACGTTAGGCCGGATCAGGCTATGAACTGCGTATTTGGGTTCACAGTGTTCAATGACGTCTCAGTAAGAGATTGGCAATTCCCTGAGGGTTGGCCTAAAGTGCTCAACCCTTATGGGCAGAACTGGGTCTGGGGGAAGGCAATGGATAGAACGACCCCCGTTGGCCCAATCATAGTCACTAAGGATGAAATCAGAGATCCTAGCTCCTTATCCATGTGGTTAAAGGTGAACGGCGAAAAGGAACAGGAGGGTAACACCAAGGATTTGGTGTTTAGTGTACAGGAGCTGGTAAGCTGGGCGTCTATGGGTATCACTCTCTCCCCTGGAGACATAATTTCCACGGGTACCCCTCCAGGTGTGGGATTTGCAAAGAACAAATACTTGAAGGCAGGAGATGTGGTAGAGGCCCACGTTGAAGGTATAGGTACGCTAAGAAATAAAGTGGAACAAGAGTAA
- a CDS encoding DUF2173 family protein produces MSEGEKLERLMKLKGAVAAGKFTMDGKLVEHKGNLPKDIAEMVAMMCAANTMMGTMQANGFTKLTGMKWTPFHGWAVAAGDYAVCVMGTYGVFVEMNKADFNEIFKTLMEVAK; encoded by the coding sequence ATGTCCGAAGGAGAAAAGCTCGAAAGGTTAATGAAACTAAAGGGAGCCGTAGCGGCAGGTAAGTTCACAATGGATGGTAAGTTAGTGGAACACAAGGGAAATTTGCCAAAGGACATAGCCGAGATGGTCGCTATGATGTGTGCGGCGAACACCATGATGGGGACTATGCAAGCCAACGGATTCACAAAGCTAACGGGAATGAAATGGACGCCATTCCACGGATGGGCGGTAGCAGCGGGCGATTACGCAGTGTGCGTCATGGGTACGTATGGAGTTTTCGTAGAAATGAATAAGGCAGACTTCAACGAGATATTCAAGACTTTAATGGAAGTAGCTAAGTAA
- a CDS encoding DUF6062 family protein gives MITMTCEGLSSIPYFDGLKFRGCPLCRMINDLERKTIKDILYELTLEYSVRIKFINSQGLCPYHAWLLLDIAKETGEKLGASMIYESVLKAYVDKIDKVIEGDETKCFICENVRGFEKYYIEIFSNCINQRGLQDYEKSEGIFCVKHFNSLINSPNFKLRKEFLKIQKDKLNSLHKKLKSYIDKHDYRNEDPITEDEESAIDLTIEALKGYKTSLSFNTIIPEKRRKFSLK, from the coding sequence ATGATAACAATGACTTGTGAAGGTCTCTCATCTATTCCCTACTTTGACGGATTGAAGTTTCGTGGATGCCCGCTGTGTAGAATGATAAACGATTTAGAACGTAAAACAATAAAGGACATCTTGTATGAGTTAACCCTTGAGTACTCGGTCAGGATAAAATTTATAAACAGTCAAGGCCTCTGTCCGTATCACGCTTGGTTGCTACTAGACATAGCCAAAGAGACCGGGGAGAAGTTAGGGGCGTCAATGATATACGAATCTGTATTAAAGGCATACGTCGATAAGATCGATAAAGTGATTGAAGGTGACGAAACGAAGTGCTTCATTTGTGAGAACGTAAGGGGATTTGAAAAGTATTATATTGAGATTTTCTCTAATTGTATTAATCAAAGAGGTTTGCAAGATTACGAGAAAAGCGAGGGTATTTTCTGTGTTAAACACTTCAACTCGCTCATCAATTCGCCTAATTTTAAATTAAGGAAGGAGTTTTTGAAGATCCAAAAAGATAAACTTAACTCTTTACATAAAAAGCTAAAGAGTTACATAGATAAACATGACTACAGAAATGAAGACCCTATAACGGAGGACGAGGAGAGCGCTATCGACTTAACGATTGAGGCACTTAAAGGGTATAAAACCTCGTTAAGTTTTAATACAATTATTCCAGAAAAGAGAAGAAAGTTCAGTTTAAAATAA